The following are encoded together in the Arcticibacterium luteifluviistationis genome:
- a CDS encoding sulfatase-like hydrolase/transferase, with protein sequence MTTLHHLLLVLSFVGFSNIIIAQKPNVIVIYTDDHRYTGVHALGGQDVKTPAMDGLVENGVSFSNAYLMGAFHGATCAPSRAMLHTGRNLFELQGQGFSIPEEHKTLGETLRKEGYYSHIIGKWHQDKESLVRSFNSGSKIMGIGLYLVDHFRMPLWEFDRDPSQLEPENAFLLKYDKLKNITKVPFDKAMKKGPIANEDEGPHTSEVFATEAAKFLKEYKKDAPFFMYLAFHAPHDPRQAPQKYRDMYPAKEIQLTPSYLPVHPFDNGDMTLRDEALAPWPRTEMITKQQLADYYAIITHLDDQIAKVIAALKASGKYENTVIVFAGDSGLAVGNHGLMGKQNLYNEDGIHIPLVFSGGAIKQKGIKTDALTYNFDIYPTICDMLKIQTPSSVSGKSLLPIINKTKTVNREHQYFAYKQFQRAYRKGDYKLIEYVKAKTLDKESGEVVRGSRVTQLYNIKTDPWEVNNLAFMEENLSLVKTLQIEMQKEAKKLGDYMTIREGEQYSFWDFY encoded by the coding sequence ATGACCACACTACACCACCTACTCTTGGTTCTGTCTTTTGTAGGCTTTTCAAATATCATTATAGCCCAAAAGCCAAATGTAATAGTAATTTACACCGACGACCACCGGTACACAGGCGTACATGCTCTTGGAGGACAAGATGTTAAAACACCTGCCATGGATGGGCTTGTAGAAAATGGTGTTTCGTTTTCAAATGCCTACCTCATGGGTGCTTTTCACGGAGCGACCTGTGCACCCAGCCGTGCCATGTTACATACAGGTAGAAATTTATTTGAACTTCAGGGACAAGGATTTTCAATTCCCGAAGAGCATAAAACATTAGGAGAAACCTTAAGAAAGGAAGGATACTATTCGCACATCATAGGCAAATGGCATCAAGACAAAGAATCATTGGTTCGCTCATTTAACAGTGGTTCTAAAATAATGGGAATAGGACTTTATCTGGTTGATCATTTCAGAATGCCACTGTGGGAGTTTGATAGAGACCCTTCGCAACTAGAACCCGAAAATGCTTTTTTGCTCAAATATGACAAATTGAAAAACATTACGAAAGTGCCTTTTGACAAGGCCATGAAAAAAGGACCAATTGCTAATGAAGATGAAGGACCACATACTTCCGAAGTATTTGCGACGGAAGCCGCTAAGTTTTTGAAAGAGTATAAAAAAGACGCTCCTTTCTTCATGTACCTAGCCTTCCATGCACCGCATGACCCGCGACAAGCTCCTCAAAAATACAGAGATATGTATCCGGCAAAGGAAATACAGCTCACACCTTCCTATTTGCCCGTCCATCCATTTGACAATGGAGATATGACACTTAGAGACGAAGCCCTTGCTCCTTGGCCTAGAACTGAAATGATTACAAAGCAACAACTAGCTGACTATTACGCCATTATTACGCACCTAGATGACCAAATAGCCAAAGTAATTGCAGCATTAAAAGCATCAGGAAAGTACGAAAACACGGTTATAGTTTTTGCAGGAGACAGCGGATTGGCCGTAGGAAACCACGGATTAATGGGCAAGCAAAACTTATATAACGAAGATGGCATTCACATTCCATTGGTGTTTAGCGGTGGGGCGATAAAGCAAAAAGGAATAAAAACAGATGCCTTGACCTACAACTTTGATATCTATCCTACCATCTGTGATATGCTTAAGATACAAACTCCAAGCTCCGTTTCTGGCAAAAGCCTTTTACCCATAATCAATAAGACAAAAACAGTTAACAGAGAACATCAATATTTTGCATACAAGCAGTTTCAAAGAGCCTATCGCAAAGGCGACTACAAATTGATAGAATATGTAAAAGCGAAAACCTTAGACAAAGAAAGTGGGGAAGTAGTACGAGGCTCACGTGTTACGCAATTGTACAATATCAAGACCGACCCATGGGAAGTTAACAACCTCGCATTTATGGAAGAAAACCTAAGCTTAGTCAAAACACTACAAATAGAAATGCAAAAAGAAGCCAAGAAACTAGGTGACTATATGACCATTAGAGAAGGTGAACAATACAGTTTCTGGGATTTTTATTGA